Proteins from a genomic interval of Ignavibacteriales bacterium:
- a CDS encoding T9SS type A sorting domain-containing protein gives MARLRPTSITRPIAPPQSVTAQVGFLGNVYNGGAWVLHTLRNYVGDTTFFRLLRRWAYPDPAMENLTNGRQCRLATTEEFRHIAEQVSGRTLDWFFTVYLRQAGLPQLTVGRKDTSVTLRWIIPNNIVFPMPVEVQVGSTRLIVDMSSGTGTFSVPIGVTPTIDPDARIFMASPKTVSVEELGDIIPKTFDVSVYPNPFNPSTTLQIELPRKTLIEGEIVSLSGEQVLRIESSWHEAGTHTVTVNLGNHSSGVYFAVIRGEGRTVTKKLMLVK, from the coding sequence ATGGCAAGATTGAGACCAACGAGCATCACACGTCCCATCGCCCCGCCGCAAAGCGTCACAGCCCAGGTTGGGTTCCTCGGCAACGTCTATAACGGCGGTGCCTGGGTTCTTCACACGCTTCGCAATTATGTCGGCGATACAACGTTTTTCAGACTTCTTCGGCGCTGGGCATATCCCGATCCCGCGATGGAGAACCTCACCAACGGCAGGCAATGCCGCCTCGCAACGACCGAAGAATTCCGGCACATTGCCGAACAAGTTTCGGGCAGAACCCTGGACTGGTTTTTCACAGTCTATCTTCGGCAAGCAGGGCTTCCCCAACTGACAGTGGGACGAAAAGATACCTCCGTCACGTTGCGGTGGATCATTCCGAACAACATCGTTTTTCCGATGCCGGTCGAGGTGCAGGTCGGCTCGACGAGATTAATTGTTGATATGAGTTCCGGGACGGGAACGTTCTCTGTTCCCATCGGCGTTACGCCGACCATCGACCCGGATGCAAGAATATTCATGGCCTCGCCAAAGACAGTTTCGGTGGAAGAGTTGGGGGATATTATTCCGAAAACATTTGATGTATCGGTGTATCCAAATCCTTTCAACCCATCAACCACGCTGCAGATCGAGTTACCGAGGAAGACGCTCATCGAAGGCGAGATCGTTTCGCTTTCGGGCGAACAAGTGCTTCGGATTGAGAGCTCCTGGCATGAGGCAGGGACACATACCGTGACAGTGAATCTGGGCAATCACAGTTCGGGGGTCTATTTCGCGGTGATTCGAGGTGAAGGGCGAACGGTGACGAAGAAGCTCATGTTGGTGAAATGA
- a CDS encoding M1 family metallopeptidase: MNRHHSSFRCVLGMLLIFSMHMAAQVPSEGRLHKHLDSGGALMREQAAYDVLFYRLKLTIDTATRSISGSTFIRAIAKDTLSAFVLDLSENYTVDMVSWRGQRQYGYPLLYSRPGGRLWITLPFLVQQSDTILVEVFYRGIPKVAANPPWDDGFVWKRTKTGELWAGVACEEEGGDVWWPCKDHPSDEADSVALSFTVPSSLVCVSNGKLLGTVDNSNGTKTYHWYVGQTINNYNVTFYLGPYVRIPVDYTSVTGAKIPAEYWFLPYNVDSVKKIMPTWLKDIRFLEETNGPYPFRAEKYCIVDAPYAGMEHQTSVAYGVYGGSQFNANWQGYGFDYIHLHELAHEWWGNLVTAKDWSDIWIHEGFATYM, translated from the coding sequence ATGAACCGACATCATTCTTCATTCCGGTGCGTCCTTGGGATGCTCCTGATCTTCTCCATGCACATGGCAGCGCAAGTGCCTTCGGAAGGCCGTTTGCACAAGCACCTTGATTCCGGCGGGGCGTTGATGAGGGAGCAGGCGGCGTACGATGTTCTCTTCTACCGGCTGAAGCTCACTATCGATACGGCGACACGATCGATCTCCGGAAGCACGTTCATCCGCGCCATCGCTAAGGATACCTTGAGCGCGTTTGTCCTCGACCTCAGTGAGAACTACACGGTGGACATGGTCTCATGGCGGGGTCAACGGCAATACGGATATCCACTCTTGTACTCCCGCCCCGGCGGCAGACTCTGGATCACCCTCCCCTTTCTCGTACAACAGTCGGACACCATTTTGGTGGAAGTCTTCTACCGTGGCATACCAAAGGTCGCCGCAAACCCGCCATGGGACGACGGTTTCGTCTGGAAAAGGACGAAAACCGGCGAGCTTTGGGCCGGCGTGGCTTGCGAGGAAGAAGGCGGCGACGTATGGTGGCCGTGCAAAGACCATCCTTCGGATGAGGCTGACTCGGTCGCGCTGAGTTTCACAGTGCCATCCAGCCTGGTCTGCGTGTCCAACGGAAAGCTTCTCGGAACAGTCGACAATAGCAACGGGACGAAAACGTACCATTGGTATGTCGGTCAGACGATCAATAACTACAACGTCACATTCTACCTTGGACCCTATGTTCGAATCCCTGTCGATTACACCAGCGTGACGGGTGCAAAGATCCCCGCCGAGTATTGGTTCCTTCCCTACAACGTCGATTCAGTGAAGAAGATCATGCCGACATGGCTCAAGGACATACGCTTCCTGGAAGAGACCAACGGACCATATCCATTTCGGGCAGAGAAGTATTGCATTGTGGACGCCCCCTATGCCGGGATGGAGCATCAGACGAGTGTCGCGTACGGCGTCTATGGCGGGTCTCAATTCAATGCGAACTGGCAGGGATATGGTTTTGATTACATCCATCTCCATGAGTTAGCGCATGAATGGTGGGGGAATCTCGTTACGGCCAAGGACTGGAGCGACATCTGGATTCATGAAGGTTTCGCCACTTACATGTAG